The genomic segment GCGTACAAAAAGAAGTCGGGCATCGAAACTCTTGAAGAAGAGGAAAGTCCGATCAAGGTAGAATTTGCTTCCTCCGGAGACGGAGAAAATGTCGTTATAATAGTGTCCCGCAAAGTTGTGGAGTCTTCTCCTGCAAACGGTTTGGAAATCTCCTTAGAAGACGCTAAGGCTGTTTATCCTAACGCAACTGAGGGAGAAGTCCTGGATTTTAGAGAAAAGCCGATGGAGCTTTCCAGGATCATTTCATCTCAAGCAAAACAAATGGTATTCCAGCGCTTGAGAGATATGGAAAAAGAACTTCTATATCAGGAATACAAAGCAAAAGAAGGCGAACTGACTCACGGATATTTCCAACGTTGGAAAAAAGACGCTATGTCCATCGATCTTGGTAAGGTCGAGGGAGTTATGCCTAAGCGTGAGCAAAACCCCGGAGAAAAATATCATAGCGGGGATCGTCTAAAAGCAATCATACAAAAAGTTGAACTTCGTCCAAGAGAACCGATCCCAGTGATCACTCTTTCCAGAGCATCTGCGGACTTTGTTCGTAAACTTTTCGAAATGGAAATCCCAGAGATCTACGATGGACTCGTAGAGATCGTAAACGTGGCTCGTCAACCTTCCATTCGTACCAAAGTAGTGGTTTATGCTACCAGAGGAGATATTGATCCTGTGGGAGCCTGCGTTGGTATGAAAGGGGTTCGTATTCAGTCCATCGTTAGGGAATTAGGAAACGAAAGAATAGATATCGTTCAATACTCTTCGGACCCGACAGAGTTTATCGCAAACGCGATCTCTCCGGCAAAACCTTACGATGTAAAGGCGGATTCCGTGGGTAGAGAAGCAATGGTAATCGTTCCTGAAGAACAATTATCTCTTGCAATCGGGATTAACGGTTCCAATGTAAAGTTGGCTTCACAGTTAACCGGATTTAGGATCGATATCAAAACAATAGCCCAGTATAACGAAGAGTTCTCTTCTCCGGAAGCGAGAGAGAGATTGGATAAATTATTCAGTCCTCCCGCTGCTGTTACGGAAGAAGAAGACGACGATGGAGCAACTGCTCTAGAAGATTTACCTGGACTTTCTACCCGATTGATTGGCCTATTAAGGAGCGCAGGGATCAATAACGTCGAGACGTTGATCGAGATTAGCCAGGATGACTTGGCAAAACTCCCCGGCATAGGACAGACTACAGCCGCACAAATCCTAAGGATATTGGCGGAATCTGTAGAGTGGGTGGAGGAGAGCTAATCTCTCAATTTGAGAGTTTGGGCTTAGGACCCGTTTTCAGTACATCGCGTACTTGACCAGGACATTATATGGAAGAAAAGAATAAATCAATCAAGGAAAAGCTCCAGGGCTCTGCTTCTGCTGATGCAAGTAAGAAGAAGAAGCTGGTTATCAAAAAGAAGCCGGACGAAAAAACGCCTTCTACTTCTGCAAAGAAAGAGGCCCCTACAGATCCAGCTC from the Leptospira andrefontaineae genome contains:
- the nusA gene encoding transcription termination factor NusA — translated: MAVKKKEVEVNLLEAIQQFCADKSLDREAVMGVIRDSLITAYKKKSGIETLEEEESPIKVEFASSGDGENVVIIVSRKVVESSPANGLEISLEDAKAVYPNATEGEVLDFREKPMELSRIISSQAKQMVFQRLRDMEKELLYQEYKAKEGELTHGYFQRWKKDAMSIDLGKVEGVMPKREQNPGEKYHSGDRLKAIIQKVELRPREPIPVITLSRASADFVRKLFEMEIPEIYDGLVEIVNVARQPSIRTKVVVYATRGDIDPVGACVGMKGVRIQSIVRELGNERIDIVQYSSDPTEFIANAISPAKPYDVKADSVGREAMVIVPEEQLSLAIGINGSNVKLASQLTGFRIDIKTIAQYNEEFSSPEARERLDKLFSPPAAVTEEEDDDGATALEDLPGLSTRLIGLLRSAGINNVETLIEISQDDLAKLPGIGQTTAAQILRILAESVEWVEES